Genomic segment of Mucilaginibacter sabulilitoris:
GTAAACGCCATCGCCATTTACATCTTTCCAGCGATATGCGCCCGGCAAGCTACCTGCTTGTGCTAAGGGACCTGCGGCCGCGATCTGTTGCGTCGTTTGCCATACGCCATCAAATACATTACCGTAAAAGGACCCGAGGGGCTTTCCAACCTCTATTATCGTTAATCCGGAAAAATAATGATCCACGCCATTAGCAAGCGATATAACTTTGTTTTCGTTGTAGGAGATGTTGCCAGCCGTTGTCCATTTGAACCCATTTGCTCCCTTGTCAATATTTACTGAAGTAACAGCCAGTTCAAAGCCCTTGTTTTGAACACTGCCAATATTACGCAGTACACTGGTGGCACCTGTAGTTGCCGGTAAATCCACATATAGCAATAAACCGCTGGTTTTTTTTAGGTAATAATCGCCAACAACGGTGAGACGGTTATTTAAAAACCCCACATCCAGTCCAATATCCAGTTGCGCTGTTTTTTCCCATTTCAGATCGGGATTTTCAATACGTGAAACTTGATTGGTAAGTACTTCGACATCGTTAAATACCGTTTTGCCAATAGTGTATTGCGAGAGGGAATTATATAAGCCAATTCCATCATTACCGGTAATACCGTAACTGGCCCTAAACTTAAGGTCACTTATAACAAGATTATTTCTTAGGAAATTTTCGTCAGACACGCGCCAGGCAAATGCGCCGGAAGGGAAAAAGCCATATTTATTATTTGCGCCGAAGCGTGACGAGCCGTCTTCCCGTGCACTAACCGTGAACAAATAACGGCCTTTAAAGCGGTAATTTATCCTGGCCAAATAGGAATTGAGCCCCCATTTTTGCAAGCCGCTGCTCGTGATATCGAGTGTACTGGCTGCTGATAAGTTATTGGCACCTAATACATAGTTTGGAAAATTTTCTGCTTCCTGATAAGTTGTTTGCAGTCTGTTGCTTTGGAATGTTACGCCAGCAAGTATATCAAATGAATGATTATCATTTATTTTCCTGGTATAGGTAAGCGTGTTTTCATTTAAAGTATTGATGTTTTCAGAAGTGCCATTACTGCCGTACCCATTTCGACCACTGCCAGCAAGCGTTTGCGGTGTGAAGAACACATTTCTAAACGAAGTTTGAATATCTGCACCAAAACTTATATGTGCCTTCAGGCCTTCGATAATGTTGAAGTCGCCAAATACATTGCCCAGCATTCTGTCGGTTGTAAGCAAATTTGTTGATGTATTTTGCACAGCAACTGGATTAGGAGTACTCGCAAAACCTGTCCCGGGGCCTAAATTCAATAACTGATAGCTACCATCCGCCGCATAAACGGGGCTGGCTGGCGATATCGTCAACGCCTCGTATATAGGACCCGCAACCAGGTCCTCTGACACACCGTTATTAACTGTTCGTGACGCCGTAAGGTTAGACCCGATTTTAACGTGGTCACTCAAGGTAGCATCCAAGTTTACCCTTGATGCGTAACGTTTAAAGTTATTAGCTATGATAATGCCGTCCTGATTTAAATAGTTCCCACTAACCAGATATTTTACTTTATCCGAGCCGCCAGTAATAGACAATTGATAACTTTGCATCGGCGCGGTCCTAAAGATTTCTTTTTGCCAGTCGGTACCCTCGCCATAAGAAGCAACTGGTCGGGGATAAGGTCCGGTAGGGTTTCCAAATCGTAGAGCGAAGCCAAGATTGGCAAGTTGCTCATTTTTCAAATTAAGATGATCCATAGCATTGCCTAATTTCAATTGTTTTACAACCTGCTGTTCACCGGCATAGGTTTCAAACTCAATATTAGGTTGTCCAAGTTTTCCACGCTTGGTAATTACCAATACCACACCATTCGCTCCCCTCGAACCATATATTGCAGTAGCTGAAGCATCTTTCAAAACCTCTATTGACTCAATATCATTCGGATTAATGGTAGAAAGGGGGTTAGCATAGCTGGCTCCGCTACCACTCGCACCGTTTGCAGCGGTAGGAACCGAAATTGGAAAACCGTCAACAACGTACAAAGGATCATTGCTGGCAGAAATAGAATTGCCGCCACGCACCCGAATAGTTATCCCTCCGCCGGGCGCATTGGACGCCTGGGTAATCTGCACACCGGAAACTTTGCCTTGCAATGCCTGGTTAAACGAGTTAATGGGCTGTGACTTGATCTCATTCGACCCTATTGAGGAAACCGAGCCCGTAAGAT
This window contains:
- a CDS encoding TonB-dependent receptor, which codes for MYKIYTVFERGRIFRVHPKLWRVMKLSFFICLIAFVQVSASSLAQKINLNKRNAPLWETLNDIRRQSGYSILCDPDILIGAKSVTIRIKDGSLEDALKICFINQPLNYVINQKTILITAAKLPAPIINESVAAIKITGKVTDEQGNLPGVSIKLKDSNLGTISDFKGNYSLNIPDGKGTLVFSCVGYLTQEIPIEGRTVINIQLKAESKGLNQIVVIGYGTVRKKDLTGSVSSIGSNEIKSQPINSFNQALQGKVSGVQITQASNAPGGGITIRVRGGNSISASNDPLYVVDGFPISVPTAANGASGSGASYANPLSTINPNDIESIEVLKDASATAIYGSRGANGVVLVITKRGKLGQPNIEFETYAGEQQVVKQLKLGNAMDHLNLKNEQLANLGFALRFGNPTGPYPRPVASYGEGTDWQKEIFRTAPMQSYQLSITGGSDKVKYLVSGNYLNQDGIIIANNFKRYASRVNLDATLSDHVKIGSNLTASRTVNNGVSEDLVAGPIYEALTISPASPVYAADGSYQLLNLGPGTGFASTPNPVAVQNTSTNLLTTDRMLGNVFGDFNIIEGLKAHISFGADIQTSFRNVFFTPQTLAGSGRNGYGSNGTSENINTLNENTLTYTRKINDNHSFDILAGVTFQSNRLQTTYQEAENFPNYVLGANNLSAASTLDITSSGLQKWGLNSYLARINYRFKGRYLFTVSAREDGSSRFGANNKYGFFPSGAFAWRVSDENFLRNNLVISDLKFRASYGITGNDGIGLYNSLSQYTIGKTVFNDVEVLTNQVSRIENPDLKWEKTAQLDIGLDVGFLNNRLTVVGDYYLKKTSGLLLYVDLPATTGATSVLRNIGSVQNKGFELAVTSVNIDKGANGFKWTTAGNISYNENKVISLANGVDHYFSGLTIIEVGKPLGSFYGNVFDGVWQTTQQIAAAGPLAQAGSLPGAYRWKDVNGDGVYNESTDRQVLGNGLPKFIFGLTNNFSYKRFDFSFFLQGVQGNKIYNTFTSLIDAQYNHLKSYYVNHWTATNPSNTVGGIRQWVLPAVSNFAIEDGSFIRLKNVTFGYQLPTFTKVIKKARIYFSAQNLLTFTKYTGYDPEVNGDFNSNTTYGRDNFNYPPSRIYMLGLSTTF